One stretch of Pradoshia sp. D12 DNA includes these proteins:
- a CDS encoding 50S ribosomal protein L25/general stress protein Ctc produces MVTNLTVSERTDLKNSSLRKLRSEGNFPAVVYGKEKEAKTIFVEESSFLKAIKESGRNGVLSLEINGSKEKVMLTEYQQDPIKGNIVHADFLIVNMSQEMDVEVRIDLVGQAEGVKSGGMLQQTLHTVTVSSKPDDIPSSIEYDVSELKIGDSIIIADLNVEGSYTISQDEDEVVASILPPTVDTDDDAEEKESAETTDNKED; encoded by the coding sequence ATGGTTACAAATTTAACAGTAAGTGAACGAACAGATTTGAAAAACTCATCTTTAAGAAAATTAAGATCAGAAGGTAATTTCCCTGCAGTTGTATATGGGAAGGAAAAAGAAGCGAAGACAATATTTGTAGAAGAAAGTAGTTTTTTAAAGGCGATTAAAGAAAGTGGACGCAATGGCGTACTATCGCTTGAGATAAATGGAAGTAAGGAAAAGGTAATGCTTACAGAGTATCAACAAGATCCTATAAAAGGGAATATTGTGCACGCTGACTTTTTAATCGTGAATATGTCGCAGGAAATGGATGTAGAGGTGCGAATTGATCTTGTTGGACAGGCAGAAGGAGTGAAATCCGGAGGTATGCTGCAACAAACTCTGCACACAGTAACAGTATCCTCTAAGCCTGATGATATTCCAAGCTCAATCGAATATGATGTTTCTGAATTAAAAATTGGCGATTCCATTATCATCGCTGATTTAAATGTTGAAGGTTCTTATACCATTTCACAGGATGAAGATGAAGTCGTTGCATCTATCCTTCCTCCTACAGTTGATACGGATGATGATGCTGAAGAAAAGGAAAGTGCCGAGACAACAGATAATAAAGAAGACTAA
- the pth gene encoding aminoacyl-tRNA hydrolase, with protein sequence MKLIVGLGNPGSQYERTRHNIGFLIIDYLAERWNIKMNQSKYNGLYGTGTVNGEKVVLLKPLTYMNLSGEAIAPLARFYKIGLDDIAVIYDDLDLPRGKVRLRQKGSAGGHNGMKSTIQHLGGDSFNRIRVGIGRPEGRIPVPDYVLTNFKDDEWEIMKEAIDKSLKVCDQWLNEPFLKVMNSFNGQ encoded by the coding sequence ATGAAGTTGATTGTAGGTCTTGGAAACCCAGGATCACAGTATGAGCGAACACGTCATAATATCGGGTTTTTAATCATTGATTATTTGGCTGAACGCTGGAATATTAAAATGAATCAAAGTAAATATAATGGCTTATATGGAACAGGAACCGTTAATGGAGAAAAGGTCGTTTTATTAAAGCCATTGACATATATGAATCTTTCGGGGGAAGCCATTGCTCCGTTAGCCCGTTTTTATAAAATAGGTCTGGATGATATTGCAGTCATCTATGATGATCTTGATTTACCAAGGGGTAAAGTTCGACTCAGACAAAAGGGAAGCGCCGGCGGTCATAATGGGATGAAATCAACCATCCAGCATTTGGGCGGAGATAGTTTTAACCGTATAAGAGTTGGAATTGGCAGGCCGGAAGGAAGAATTCCTGTACCCGATTACGTTTTAACCAATTTCAAGGATGATGAATGGGAAATCATGAAGGAGGCAATTGATAAATCCTTAAAAGTCTGCGATCAATGGCTTAATGAGCCATTTTTAAAGGTAATGAACTCATTTAATGGGCAATAA
- a CDS encoding anti-sigma-F factor Fin — MTLHYCCRHCGHTLGEISEQQDELYQSVYDSLSTEERKEIIEYGENGTIRIRSICESCQNTLDQNPDYHLLEHLIQ; from the coding sequence ATGACGCTACACTATTGCTGCAGGCACTGTGGGCACACTTTAGGTGAGATTAGCGAACAGCAGGATGAATTATATCAATCGGTTTATGATTCTCTTTCAACCGAGGAAAGAAAAGAGATTATTGAATATGGTGAGAATGGAACTATTCGCATTCGATCAATTTGTGAAAGCTGCCAGAATACGCTGGATCAAAATCCAGACTATCATTTGCTTGAACACTTAATACAATAA